From a single Collimonas pratensis genomic region:
- a CDS encoding putative 2-aminoethylphosphonate ABC transporter substrate-binding protein, giving the protein MKQQFARILRASAAAGASAALLGVGFMLATGSSHAQTKTALLVYTALETDAMKQYKDGFEKANPTVEIRWVRDSTGVVTAKLLAEKNNPQADVVVGLAATSLALLGQEGMLLPYEPSGMKELNPAYVDTARPPTWVGMDVWGATVCFNTVEAKKLNLPKPTSWEDLAKPVYKGQIVMPHPASSGTGYLDVTAWLQMFGEAKGWQYMDALHQNIAQYTHSGSKPCTMAGTGEFPIGISFEFRGHQVKRSGAPVELIFPKEGLGWDVEASGIMKGTKNLAAAKKLVDWMSSKEANQISANWWAIVAYPGIAKKVEGIPDDYEKLLIKPNDFNWSAKNRERILAEWGTRYNSKAEKK; this is encoded by the coding sequence ATGAAACAGCAATTTGCACGAATCCTGCGCGCCAGCGCAGCAGCCGGGGCCAGCGCTGCCCTGCTCGGCGTCGGCTTCATGCTGGCGACCGGCAGCAGCCATGCCCAGACCAAAACCGCGCTGCTGGTGTATACCGCGCTGGAAACCGACGCCATGAAGCAGTACAAGGATGGTTTCGAAAAAGCCAACCCGACGGTGGAAATCCGCTGGGTGCGCGATTCGACCGGCGTGGTCACCGCCAAATTGTTAGCTGAAAAGAACAATCCGCAGGCCGACGTGGTGGTCGGCCTCGCCGCCACCAGCCTGGCGCTGCTGGGCCAGGAAGGCATGCTGCTGCCGTATGAACCGAGCGGCATGAAAGAACTGAATCCGGCCTATGTCGACACGGCGCGGCCGCCGACCTGGGTCGGCATGGACGTCTGGGGCGCCACCGTCTGCTTCAATACCGTCGAAGCCAAGAAACTCAACTTGCCCAAGCCGACCAGCTGGGAAGACTTGGCCAAACCGGTCTACAAGGGCCAGATCGTCATGCCGCATCCGGCTTCCAGCGGCACCGGCTACCTGGACGTCACCGCCTGGCTGCAAATGTTCGGCGAAGCCAAGGGCTGGCAGTACATGGACGCCCTGCACCAGAACATCGCCCAATATACCCACTCCGGCTCCAAGCCTTGCACCATGGCTGGCACCGGCGAATTCCCGATCGGTATTTCGTTCGAGTTCCGCGGCCATCAGGTCAAGCGCAGCGGCGCTCCGGTTGAACTGATTTTTCCGAAAGAAGGCCTGGGCTGGGATGTGGAAGCCAGCGGCATCATGAAGGGCACCAAGAACCTGGCAGCTGCCAAGAAGCTGGTGGACTGGATGAGCAGCAAGGAAGCCAACCAGATCAGCGCCAACTGGTGGGCCATCGTCGCCTATCCCGGCATCGCCAAGAAGGTGGAAGGAATTCCGGACGATTACGAAAAGCTGCTGATCAAACCTAACGACTTCAACTGGTCCGCCAAGAACCGCGAACGCATCCTGGCGGAATGGGGCACGCGTTACAACTCCAAAGCGGAAAAGAAGTAA
- a CDS encoding HIT family protein codes for MTMHAADCELCNGDGGEVLHRAEKFRVVLVEDAQYPGFCRVIWNDHMKEMTDLPVVDRSTLMAAVCKVESIVRAVMQPEKINLASLGNMTPHLHWHVIPRYADDAHFPSPVWAEAQRQPSPATLAQRQALLGALRSAISEQF; via the coding sequence ATGACAATGCATGCAGCTGATTGCGAACTGTGTAACGGCGATGGTGGGGAAGTACTCCACCGCGCCGAAAAATTTCGCGTGGTGCTGGTCGAGGATGCGCAGTATCCGGGATTCTGCCGCGTGATCTGGAACGATCACATGAAGGAAATGACCGATCTGCCGGTGGTCGACCGCAGCACCTTGATGGCTGCGGTCTGCAAGGTTGAATCTATCGTGCGTGCCGTGATGCAGCCGGAAAAGATCAACCTGGCCAGCCTCGGCAACATGACGCCGCATCTGCATTGGCACGTGATTCCACGCTACGCGGACGACGCCCATTTCCCTAGTCCGGTGTGGGCCGAAGCGCAAAGGCAGCCCTCGCCGGCCACGCTGGCGCAACGGCAGGCATTGCTGGGGGCATTGCGTTCCGCCATTTCTGAACAGTTTTAA
- a CDS encoding putative 2-aminoethylphosphonate ABC transporter permease subunit, producing the protein MPLPATAHTAAAGRQQSHWHDRIAHGLLLLVCAGLAVFLLMPVLTILVQSVQDKDGAFVGLRQFTEYMATPALRQSVFNTLLVAVSVTLLVIPAAFTFAYALTRSMMPFKRFFRTLSLIPILAPSLLAAISFIQWFGTQGVLKGLLGGASIYGPIGIIISECYAVFPHALMILITALSLADGRLYEVAESLGTSRLRKFHTITLPGAKYGLISAALVVFTFTVNDFGVPKVIGGDFNVLAIDVYQLVIGQQNFNKGAVVSLLLLLPALMAFAVDFTIRRKLQSQLSARAVPFVPKPHRMFDSLMFCYCATVCLLLLAVLGMAVYTSFIKLWPYNLTLVWDHYYFGLVQDGILESYFNSLRLAAYVVASGIVLIFGSAYLVEKTRGMDAARPVIRLLAMLPMGVPGLVLGLGYIMFFNHPANPLGFLYGSMAILVLSTVVHYFTSSYLTAVTALKAIDNEFEAVSASLKVPFYKTFMRVTVPVCLPAILDIGRYLFINAMTTISAVVFLYSPDTTLASVALLNLEAEGKIGPAAAMGTLIVLTSAIVCLLYALATRVLLKKAQRWRRC; encoded by the coding sequence ATGCCGCTGCCGGCCACGGCGCACACGGCCGCCGCCGGCCGCCAGCAAAGCCACTGGCACGACCGCATCGCCCATGGCTTGCTGCTGCTGGTGTGCGCCGGGCTGGCGGTGTTCCTGCTGATGCCGGTGCTGACGATCCTGGTCCAGAGCGTGCAAGACAAGGACGGTGCTTTCGTCGGCCTGCGCCAGTTCACCGAATACATGGCGACCCCGGCCCTGCGGCAATCGGTGTTCAACACCTTGCTGGTGGCGGTGTCGGTAACGCTGCTGGTGATCCCGGCGGCCTTCACTTTCGCCTATGCGCTGACGCGCAGCATGATGCCGTTCAAACGCTTCTTCCGCACCCTGTCGCTGATCCCTATCCTGGCGCCGTCGCTGCTGGCGGCGATATCATTCATCCAGTGGTTCGGCACCCAGGGCGTACTCAAGGGCCTGCTGGGCGGCGCTTCCATCTACGGCCCGATCGGCATCATCATCAGCGAATGCTACGCCGTGTTTCCGCACGCACTGATGATCTTGATTACCGCACTGTCGCTGGCTGACGGCCGCCTGTACGAAGTGGCGGAATCGCTGGGCACCAGCCGCCTGCGCAAATTCCACACCATCACCCTGCCCGGCGCCAAATACGGCCTGATCAGCGCGGCGCTGGTGGTGTTCACGTTTACCGTCAACGACTTCGGCGTGCCGAAAGTCATCGGCGGCGATTTCAACGTGCTGGCCATCGATGTCTACCAGCTAGTAATCGGCCAGCAGAATTTCAACAAGGGCGCAGTGGTGAGCTTGCTGCTGCTATTGCCGGCGCTGATGGCGTTCGCCGTCGATTTCACCATACGCCGCAAGCTGCAGTCGCAGCTGTCGGCGCGCGCGGTGCCGTTCGTGCCGAAGCCGCACCGCATGTTCGACAGCCTGATGTTCTGCTATTGCGCCACGGTCTGCCTGTTGCTCCTGGCAGTGCTCGGCATGGCGGTCTATACCTCCTTCATCAAGCTGTGGCCCTACAACCTGACGCTGGTGTGGGACCATTACTATTTCGGCCTGGTCCAGGACGGCATCCTGGAATCCTATTTCAACAGCCTGCGCCTGGCTGCCTATGTAGTCGCCAGCGGCATCGTGCTGATTTTCGGCAGCGCCTACCTGGTGGAAAAGACGCGCGGCATGGATGCCGCCCGGCCTGTCATCCGCCTGCTGGCGATGCTGCCGATGGGCGTGCCCGGCCTGGTGCTGGGCCTGGGCTACATCATGTTTTTCAACCATCCGGCCAATCCGCTCGGCTTCCTGTATGGCAGCATGGCGATCCTGGTCTTGTCGACCGTGGTGCACTATTTCACCTCCAGCTACCTGACCGCCGTCACGGCCCTGAAGGCGATCGACAACGAGTTCGAAGCGGTATCGGCCTCGCTCAAGGTGCCCTTCTACAAGACCTTCATGCGGGTCACGGTGCCGGTCTGCCTGCCGGCGATCCTGGATATCGGCCGCTACCTGTTCATCAACGCCATGACTACCATCTCGGCCGTGGTGTTCCTGTATTCGCCCGATACCACCCTGGCGTCGGTGGCGCTGCTGAATCTGGAAGCCGAAGGCAAGATCGGCCCGGCGGCGGCGATGGGCACGCTGATCGTACTGACCTCGGCGATCGTCTGCCTGCTGTACGCGCTGGCGACCCGCGTGCTGCTGAAGAAGGCGCAGCGCTGGCGCCGCTGCTGA
- a CDS encoding putative 2-aminoethylphosphonate ABC transporter ATP-binding protein: protein MPQQNPCSTSQPYLTLENISKSFGSFQALRDINLSVAEGEFVCFLGPSGCGKTTLLRIIAGLESQDRGRLVQGGKDISWLAPIKRDYGIVFQSYALFPNLTIADNVAYGLVNRGQSRSASAARVQELLALAGLPTSGNKYPGQLSGGQQQRIALVRALATSPGLLLLDEPLSALDALERVRLRSEIRQLQQRLGVTTIMVTHDQEEALTMADRIVVMNHGVIEQCGKPQDIYLQPGSPFVASFVGKVNILRGTSLGDGRFRIGQLDFHCESRVDHIAAGEPVKVYLRPEDFVARDVEQRTRNHAMAEVKKIEFLGAFSYLTVLLEGMEQQPVVASMSLNLLKELGLGVGSKLRYGLLPERIRVYPDDAPCQTVAA from the coding sequence ATGCCGCAGCAGAATCCTTGTTCAACTAGCCAGCCGTATCTGACGCTGGAAAATATTTCGAAGTCGTTCGGCAGTTTCCAGGCCCTGCGCGACATCAACCTGAGCGTCGCCGAAGGGGAGTTCGTCTGCTTCCTCGGGCCATCCGGCTGCGGCAAGACGACTTTGCTGCGCATCATCGCCGGCCTCGAAAGCCAGGACCGGGGCCGCCTCGTCCAGGGCGGCAAGGATATCTCCTGGCTGGCGCCGATCAAGCGCGACTACGGCATCGTGTTCCAGTCCTACGCATTGTTTCCCAACCTGACCATCGCCGACAATGTCGCCTACGGCCTGGTGAATCGGGGCCAGAGCCGCAGTGCCAGCGCAGCGCGAGTACAGGAGCTGCTGGCGCTGGCGGGGTTGCCGACCAGCGGCAACAAATATCCGGGGCAATTGTCCGGTGGTCAGCAACAACGCATCGCGCTGGTGCGGGCGCTGGCTACCTCGCCCGGCTTGCTATTGCTGGATGAGCCGCTGTCGGCGCTGGATGCGCTGGAGCGGGTGCGGCTGCGCAGTGAAATCCGCCAGCTGCAGCAGCGGCTGGGCGTGACCACCATCATGGTCACCCACGACCAGGAAGAAGCGCTGACCATGGCCGACCGCATCGTGGTGATGAACCACGGCGTCATCGAACAATGCGGCAAGCCGCAGGATATCTATCTGCAACCGGGCTCGCCGTTTGTGGCGTCGTTTGTCGGTAAAGTCAACATCCTGCGCGGAACTTCGCTGGGCGATGGCCGCTTCCGCATCGGCCAGCTGGATTTCCATTGCGAATCGCGCGTTGACCATATCGCGGCGGGGGAACCGGTCAAGGTGTATCTGCGGCCGGAAGACTTCGTCGCCCGCGACGTCGAACAGCGCACCCGCAACCATGCCATGGCGGAAGTAAAGAAAATCGAATTCCTGGGCGCCTTCAGCTATCTGACGGTGCTGCTGGAAGGGATGGAACAGCAGCCAGTGGTGGCGTCGATGTCACTCAACCTGCTGAAAGAACTGGGCCTGGGGGTCGGCAGCAAACTGCGCTATGGCTTGCTGCCGGAGCGCATCCGCGTGTATCCGGATGATGCTCCATGCCAGACGGTGGCGGCATGA
- a CDS encoding DUF3683 domain-containing protein has protein sequence MNAPVKIQALLSDAPQGATPTRLREIPYNYTSFSDREIVIRLLGEASWRLLDELRGKRQTGRSARMLYEVLGDIWVVRRNPYLQDDMLDNPKRRQALIDALHHRLGEVDKRRIVTDQADSGDAVNDEEAKKRSENVEALLAAARKAIAAFSDEFRQTYDLRKRTNKILGRYTAKDNIKFDGLSRVSHVTDATDWRVEYPFVVLTPDSEDEMAGLVKGCIELGLTIIPRGGGTGYTGGAIPLTPLSAVINTEKLEQLGAVEMAVLPGLDKEYATIYSGAGVVTKRVSDAAEKAGFVFAVDPTSAEASCVGGNIAMNAGGKKAVLWGTALDNLASWRMVDPNGDWLDVTRLDHNLGKIHDTPLARFQLEWRHPAEKGRPSEKPFKTEILEIAGRVFRKEGLGKDVTDKFLAGLPGIQKEGCDGLITSGRWILHKMPKYTRTVCLEFFGQARDAIPSIVEIKDFLDAETKKGGAILAGLEHLDERYLRAVGYTTKSKRGVLPKMALFGDIVGDDENAVAQAASEVVRMANNRVGEGFVAVSPEARKKFWLDRARTAAIAKHTNAFKINEDVVIPLNRMGEYTDGIERINIELSAKNKLQLLDELLAFLLKGNLPLGKGDDADGDDIPAAEILEDRVHQAELLLAEVQARWTYLLANLDKPLKDAKDELSALGLEKLDLVFEQRLLQQPDATVFDVVQDRTIRISWKQEVRALLRQIFNGASFKLILDECSAVHKRVLRGRVFVALHMHAGDGNVHTNLPVNSDHYEMLQDAHAAVARIMTLARSLDGVISGEHGIGITKLEFLTEDEIKDFRSYKLRVDPEGRFNKGKLLNLPGFEADLSNAYTPSFGLMGHESLIMQQSDIGAIANSVKDCLRCGKCKPVCATHVPRANLLYSPRNKILATSLLVEAFLYEEQTRRGISIKHWEEFEDVADHCTVCHKCVTPCPVDIDFGDVSMNMRNLLRKMNKKSFNPGTTAAMFFLNATDPATINMTRKVMTDWGFKAQRLGNDILKKFAKKQTKKPPATVGKAPIKEQVIHFINKKMPGNLPKKTARALLDIEDDKIVPIIRDPKSTTADTEAVFYFPGCGSERLFSQVGLATQAMLWQVGVQTVLPPGYLCCGYPQRGSGDFDKAEKIITDNRVLFHRMANTLNYLDIKTVIVSCGTCYDQLQGYQFDKIFPGCRIIDIHEYLLEKNLKLEGVSGTRYMYHDPCHSPMKLQDPMKTVNALITTDNGAKIEKNERCCGESGTFGVSRPDVSTQVRFRKEEEMNKGADKLRADGFGGDVKILTSCPSCLQGLSRYNDDSGTTADYIVVEMARHLLGENWLPDYVARANNGGIERILV, from the coding sequence ATGAACGCCCCAGTCAAAATCCAGGCATTATTGTCAGATGCGCCACAAGGCGCCACCCCTACGCGATTGCGCGAAATCCCTTATAACTACACCTCGTTTTCCGATCGCGAGATCGTAATCAGGCTGCTGGGCGAAGCGTCCTGGCGCCTGCTTGACGAACTGCGCGGCAAACGCCAGACCGGCCGTTCCGCCCGCATGCTGTATGAAGTGCTGGGCGATATCTGGGTAGTACGCCGCAATCCGTATTTGCAAGATGACATGCTGGACAATCCGAAGCGTCGCCAGGCTTTGATTGATGCGTTGCATCATCGCCTCGGCGAGGTCGACAAGCGTCGTATCGTCACCGATCAGGCCGACAGCGGCGACGCCGTCAACGACGAAGAAGCCAAGAAGCGCAGTGAGAATGTCGAAGCGCTGCTGGCAGCGGCCCGCAAGGCGATTGCCGCCTTCTCCGACGAATTCCGCCAGACCTACGACCTGCGCAAGCGCACCAACAAGATCCTGGGCCGCTATACCGCCAAGGACAACATCAAGTTCGACGGCCTGTCGCGTGTTTCGCACGTGACCGACGCCACCGACTGGCGCGTCGAGTATCCCTTCGTAGTCCTCACGCCGGACAGCGAAGATGAAATGGCTGGCCTGGTCAAGGGCTGCATCGAACTCGGCCTGACCATCATTCCGCGCGGCGGCGGCACCGGCTACACCGGCGGCGCAATTCCGCTGACGCCTTTGTCGGCCGTCATCAACACCGAAAAGCTGGAGCAGCTGGGCGCAGTCGAAATGGCCGTGCTGCCAGGACTCGACAAGGAATACGCAACGATTTATTCCGGCGCCGGGGTAGTTACCAAGCGCGTCTCCGACGCTGCTGAAAAGGCTGGCTTCGTGTTCGCGGTCGATCCGACCTCGGCTGAAGCGTCCTGCGTCGGCGGCAACATCGCCATGAACGCAGGCGGCAAGAAAGCCGTGCTATGGGGCACCGCGCTGGATAACCTGGCCAGCTGGCGCATGGTCGATCCGAACGGCGACTGGCTGGATGTCACGCGCCTGGACCACAACCTCGGCAAGATCCATGACACGCCGCTGGCGCGCTTCCAGCTGGAATGGCGCCACCCGGCCGAAAAGGGCCGCCCGAGCGAGAAGCCGTTCAAGACCGAAATCCTGGAAATCGCCGGCCGTGTATTCCGCAAGGAAGGCCTGGGCAAGGACGTTACCGATAAATTCCTGGCGGGTTTGCCGGGGATCCAGAAAGAGGGCTGCGATGGCCTGATCACCTCCGGGCGCTGGATTCTGCACAAGATGCCTAAGTACACGCGCACCGTCTGCCTGGAATTCTTCGGCCAGGCGCGCGATGCGATCCCGTCGATCGTCGAGATCAAGGATTTCCTCGATGCCGAAACCAAAAAGGGTGGCGCAATCCTGGCCGGCCTCGAGCATCTGGACGAGCGCTACCTGCGCGCAGTCGGCTACACCACCAAATCCAAGCGCGGCGTATTGCCGAAAATGGCTTTGTTCGGCGACATCGTCGGCGACGATGAAAACGCGGTAGCGCAAGCGGCTTCGGAAGTGGTGCGCATGGCCAACAATCGGGTCGGCGAAGGTTTCGTCGCGGTGAGCCCGGAAGCGCGCAAGAAATTCTGGCTGGACCGCGCCCGCACGGCCGCCATCGCCAAGCATACCAACGCCTTCAAGATCAATGAAGACGTGGTGATTCCGCTCAACCGCATGGGCGAATACACCGACGGCATCGAGCGCATCAATATCGAGCTGTCGGCCAAGAACAAGCTGCAGCTGCTGGATGAGCTGCTCGCGTTCCTGCTCAAGGGCAATCTGCCGCTGGGCAAGGGCGACGACGCCGACGGCGACGATATTCCCGCCGCCGAAATCCTCGAAGACCGCGTACACCAGGCCGAGCTGCTGCTGGCCGAAGTGCAGGCGCGTTGGACTTATCTGCTGGCGAATCTGGACAAGCCGCTCAAGGATGCGAAAGACGAACTGAGCGCACTGGGCCTGGAAAAGCTCGACCTCGTGTTCGAGCAGCGCCTGCTGCAGCAACCGGACGCGACCGTGTTCGATGTTGTGCAGGACCGCACCATCCGCATCTCCTGGAAACAGGAAGTGCGGGCGCTGCTGCGCCAGATTTTCAACGGCGCTTCCTTCAAGCTGATCCTCGACGAATGCAGCGCGGTGCACAAGCGCGTGTTGCGCGGCCGCGTGTTCGTCGCCCTGCACATGCATGCCGGCGACGGTAATGTTCATACCAACCTGCCGGTCAATTCCGATCACTACGAAATGCTGCAGGATGCGCACGCCGCGGTAGCGCGCATCATGACCCTGGCGCGTTCGCTGGACGGCGTGATTTCGGGTGAGCACGGCATCGGCATCACCAAGCTGGAGTTTCTGACCGAAGACGAAATCAAGGATTTCCGCAGCTACAAGCTGCGGGTTGATCCGGAAGGCCGCTTCAACAAGGGCAAGCTGCTCAACCTGCCAGGTTTTGAGGCTGACCTGAGCAACGCCTATACGCCGTCGTTCGGCCTGATGGGCCACGAATCGCTGATCATGCAGCAAAGCGATATCGGCGCCATCGCTAACAGCGTCAAGGATTGTCTGCGCTGCGGCAAATGCAAACCGGTGTGCGCCACCCACGTGCCGCGCGCCAACTTGCTGTACTCGCCGCGCAACAAGATCCTGGCCACTTCGCTGCTGGTGGAAGCTTTCCTGTACGAAGAGCAGACCCGGCGCGGGATCTCCATCAAGCACTGGGAAGAATTCGAAGACGTGGCCGACCATTGCACGGTCTGCCACAAGTGCGTGACGCCATGCCCGGTCGATATCGATTTCGGCGACGTCTCGATGAACATGCGCAACCTGCTGCGCAAGATGAACAAGAAATCGTTCAATCCCGGTACCACGGCAGCCATGTTCTTCCTGAATGCGACCGATCCGGCCACCATCAACATGACGCGCAAGGTCATGACTGACTGGGGGTTCAAGGCGCAGCGCCTGGGCAACGACATCTTGAAGAAGTTCGCCAAGAAGCAGACCAAGAAACCGCCGGCCACGGTCGGCAAGGCGCCGATCAAGGAACAGGTGATCCACTTCATCAACAAGAAGATGCCGGGCAACCTGCCGAAGAAGACCGCGCGCGCCTTGCTGGATATCGAAGACGACAAGATCGTGCCGATCATCCGCGATCCGAAGAGCACCACCGCCGATACCGAAGCCGTGTTTTATTTCCCTGGCTGCGGTTCCGAGCGGCTGTTCTCACAGGTCGGCCTGGCCACGCAAGCCATGTTGTGGCAGGTCGGTGTTCAAACCGTGCTGCCGCCGGGTTACCTGTGCTGTGGTTATCCGCAGCGCGGCTCGGGCGATTTCGACAAGGCCGAGAAGATCATCACCGATAACCGCGTGCTGTTCCATCGCATGGCGAATACCCTGAACTATCTCGACATCAAGACCGTGATCGTTTCCTGCGGCACTTGCTACGATCAACTGCAGGGCTACCAGTTCGACAAGATCTTCCCGGGCTGCCGCATCATCGATATCCATGAATACCTGCTGGAGAAAAATCTCAAGCTGGAAGGAGTCAGCGGTACGCGCTACATGTATCACGACCCCTGCCACAGCCCAATGAAGCTGCAGGATCCGATGAAGACGGTCAATGCGCTGATAACCACCGACAACGGCGCCAAGATCGAAAAGAACGAGCGCTGCTGCGGCGAGTCAGGCACTTTCGGCGTCAGCCGTCCGGATGTCTCGACCCAGGTGCGCTTCCGCAAGGAAGAGGAAATGAACAAGGGAGCGGACAAGCTGCGCGCCGACGGTTTCGGCGGCGACGTCAAGATCCTCACGTCCTGCCCGTCCTGCCTGCAGGGTTTGTCGCGCTATAACGACGATTCCGGCACCACTGCAGATTACATCGTGGTGGAAATGGCGCGTCACCTGCTGGGTGAGAATTGGTTGCCGGATTACGTTGCCCGCGCCAACAACGGCGGCATTGAACGGATCCTGGTGTGA
- a CDS encoding phosphonate utilization associated transcriptional regulator, with the protein MTTNRTMNTIALVQKNSLPSLVQKELERMILAGDLVAGDKLNEVSLAEMLGVSRGPVREAFRALEEAGLVQQEKNCGVFVRQISVEEADEIYEVRAALDELIGRKLAAIIKPAQVQELRTLLERMDGMVSLGDVDGYLKLNLAFHDALVQFTANKKLLHTYRRLVNELNLFRRSALAQKGSLPTSTTEHHQIVDAIAAGDAQAAGDIMREHAVAGRNRMHKAQEKMAAAAEQITLK; encoded by the coding sequence ATGACAACTAACCGCACAATGAACACCATCGCCCTGGTCCAGAAAAACTCGCTGCCTTCATTGGTGCAGAAAGAACTGGAGCGCATGATCCTGGCCGGCGACCTGGTCGCCGGCGACAAGCTCAATGAAGTGTCGCTGGCGGAAATGCTGGGCGTCTCGCGCGGCCCGGTGCGCGAAGCGTTCCGCGCGCTGGAAGAGGCCGGGCTGGTGCAGCAGGAAAAAAACTGCGGCGTCTTCGTGCGCCAGATCTCGGTCGAAGAAGCCGACGAGATCTATGAAGTGCGGGCAGCGCTGGATGAACTGATCGGCCGCAAGCTGGCCGCCATCATCAAGCCGGCCCAGGTGCAGGAACTGCGCACGCTGCTGGAGCGCATGGATGGCATGGTGTCCCTGGGCGACGTCGACGGCTACCTGAAACTGAACCTGGCTTTCCACGATGCGCTGGTGCAGTTCACCGCCAACAAAAAACTGCTGCATACCTACCGCCGCCTGGTCAACGAACTCAACCTGTTCCGCCGCTCGGCGCTGGCGCAAAAAGGCAGCCTGCCGACGTCCACCACAGAGCATCACCAGATCGTCGACGCCATCGCAGCGGGCGATGCGCAAGCCGCCGGCGACATCATGCGCGAACACGCCGTGGCCGGCCGCAACCGCATGCACAAGGCGCAGGAAAAAATGGCCGCCGCGGCCGAACAGATCACCTTGAAATAA
- a CDS encoding gamma-butyrobetaine hydroxylase-like domain-containing protein, producing MTGSKQSAPAPAPVSFVVHKQSCKLEVAFDDGAVFLLPFELMRVYSPSAEVSGHGPGQEVLQTGKRNVEMAALEPVGNYAVKPTFSDGHVSGIFTWAYLYKLGRDQEAMWEDYLQRLDAAGHGREAGRDLSMTAKAAGGHGCA from the coding sequence ATGACCGGTTCCAAGCAATCAGCCCCGGCGCCTGCGCCGGTGTCATTCGTAGTGCACAAGCAATCGTGCAAGCTGGAAGTCGCCTTCGATGACGGCGCGGTGTTTTTGCTGCCGTTTGAACTGATGCGCGTGTATTCGCCTTCGGCCGAAGTCAGCGGCCACGGTCCCGGCCAGGAAGTGCTGCAGACCGGCAAGCGCAATGTCGAAATGGCGGCGCTCGAGCCGGTCGGCAATTACGCCGTCAAGCCAACTTTTTCCGACGGCCACGTCAGCGGCATTTTTACCTGGGCCTATCTGTACAAGCTTGGGCGCGACCAGGAAGCCATGTGGGAAGATTATTTGCAACGCCTGGATGCGGCCGGCCACGGCCGCGAGGCCGGGCGCGATCTGTCGATGACCGCCAAGGCCGCCGGCGGCCACGGCTGCGCCTGA
- a CDS encoding 2-aminoethylphosphonate--pyruvate transaminase gives MSLQSRDPILLTPGPLTTSLATKSAMLQDWGSWDASFNAITGKVRQQLLDIANAHETHVCVPMQGSGTFSIEAAINTLLPRNGHMLVLINGAYGKRMAKIVEMMGRQVSVFETADDVPTTGADVERILSNDRSITHIGVIHCETSTGILNPLAEIAAVAAAHKKSLIIDAMSSFGALAIDAATMPFDALIAASGKCIEGPPGMGFVIVRKSVLEKSAGNSRSLSLDLHDQWAYMEKTTQWRFTPPTHIVVAFHQALNQFFAEGGQAARLARYTKNYETLMAGMRELGLIQFLPAKIQAPIIVTMHAPNSANYEFKEFYNKVRDKGFILYPGKLTQAETFRVGCIGAIGAEEMQQAVHAIGDTLREMGIKTRNANNS, from the coding sequence ATGAGCCTGCAAAGCCGCGACCCGATTCTTCTGACCCCCGGACCATTGACCACTTCGCTCGCCACCAAGAGCGCCATGCTGCAGGACTGGGGCTCTTGGGATGCCTCGTTCAACGCCATCACCGGCAAGGTGCGCCAGCAACTGCTGGACATCGCCAACGCCCATGAAACCCACGTGTGCGTGCCAATGCAAGGCAGCGGTACCTTTTCGATAGAAGCGGCGATCAACACCCTGCTTCCGCGCAACGGCCATATGCTGGTGCTGATCAACGGCGCCTACGGCAAGCGCATGGCGAAAATCGTCGAAATGATGGGGCGCCAGGTTTCGGTGTTTGAAACCGCGGACGATGTGCCGACCACCGGCGCCGACGTCGAACGGATCTTGAGCAACGACCGCAGCATCACCCACATCGGCGTGATCCATTGCGAAACCAGCACCGGTATCCTCAACCCGCTGGCGGAGATCGCCGCCGTAGCGGCGGCGCACAAGAAGAGCCTGATCATCGACGCCATGAGTTCCTTTGGCGCGCTGGCCATCGATGCCGCCACGATGCCGTTCGACGCCCTGATCGCCGCCAGCGGCAAATGCATCGAAGGGCCGCCGGGCATGGGCTTTGTCATCGTGCGCAAGTCCGTACTGGAAAAATCGGCCGGCAACTCGCGCTCGCTGTCGCTCGACCTGCACGATCAGTGGGCCTACATGGAAAAGACCACGCAATGGCGCTTCACCCCGCCGACGCATATCGTGGTGGCCTTCCATCAAGCCTTGAACCAGTTCTTTGCCGAAGGCGGCCAAGCGGCGCGGCTGGCGCGCTATACGAAAAACTACGAAACCTTGATGGCCGGCATGCGCGAGCTGGGGCTGATCCAATTTCTGCCGGCAAAAATCCAGGCGCCGATCATCGTGACGATGCATGCGCCGAACAGCGCCAATTATGAGTTCAAGGAGTTTTACAACAAGGTGCGCGACAAGGGTTTCATCCTCTATCCGGGCAAGCTGACCCAGGCAGAGACTTTCCGCGTCGGCTGCATAGGCGCGATCGGCGCGGAAGAAATGCAGCAGGCAGTACACGCCATCGGCGACACGCTGCGTGAAATGGGCATCAAGACCAGGAATGCAAATAATTCTTGA